The following coding sequences are from one Delphinus delphis chromosome 19, mDelDel1.2, whole genome shotgun sequence window:
- the TRIM16 gene encoding tripartite motif-containing protein 16 isoform X1: protein MAEFDLTAPGPLPGVPAHPPATLSPDRGRASPAEEKDAAAPGSSPGESWGQSHGSAWQGRPGAEAEAEAEVLCDFCLGASRVRAVKSCLTCMVNYCPEHLRPHQENSRLHGHQLTEPMKDRDLLVCPAHHSPLVAFCCPDGQCICQECGRAEHRGHASVSLDAAHRDKEAELRITRLDLERKLKLNENAIARLQDNHKSVLVSVSEVKAVAKEQFGNLLAAMRKAQADMMLFLEEKEQAALGQANGIKTHLEHRSAEMEKTRQELDRIAAIGNPVLFLEEYCKFKNMKDDAFPSVYIGLKDKLSGIRKVITDSTAHLIQLLQNYKEKLQEFSKEEEYDIGTQVCAITEHKHWTSEPEPSTRQQFLLYACDIAFDPDTAHRYLRLQEDNRKVTNTTPWAHPYPGLPSRFTHWRQVLAQQSLYLHRYYFEVELSGAGIYVGLTCQGIDRKGEERNGCISGNDFSWSLQWDGKGFRAWHSDTETPLRARPCQRLGVYVDFPGGVLSFYGIEPEAMTLVHRFDCKFSEPVYPAFWLSKKDNAIRIADLGEEPEKPAPTPVEPAP, encoded by the exons ATGGCTGAGTTTGATCTGACGGCTCCAGGGCCGCTGCCCGGGGTTCCCGCTCACCCTCCGGCCACCCTCAGCCCAGACCGTGGGCGGGCCAGCCCAGCAGAAGAAAAGGACGCAGCCGCCCCGGGGAGCTCCCCGGGGGAGAGCTGGGGACAGAGCCATGGCTCTGCCTGGCAGGGGCGTCCTggggcggaggcggaggcggaggcggaggtCCTGTGCGACTTCTGCCTCGGGGCCAGCAGGGTGAGGGCCGTGAAGTCCTGCCTGACCTGCATGGTGAACTACTGCCCAGAGCACCTGCGGCCGCACCAGGAGAACAGCAGGCTGCACGGCCACCAGCTGACAGAGCCCATGAAGGACCGGGACCTGCTCGTGTGCCCGGCCCACCACAGCCCCCTGGTTGCCTTCTGCTGCCCCGATGGGCAGTGCATCTGCCAGGAGTGCGGCCGGGCCGAGCACAGGGGCCATGCCTCTGTCTCCCTCGATGCCGCCCACAGGGACAAGGAG GCTGAGCTTCGGATCACCCGGTTAGACCTGGAGCGGAAACTCAAGTTGAATGAAAACGCCATCGCCAGGCTCCAAGACAACCATAAATCCGTTCTG gtGTCGGTGTCGGAGGTAAAAGCGGTGGCCAAGGAGCAGTTTGGGAATCTCCTTGCTGCCATGAGGAAGGCCCAGGCTGACATGATGCTTTTCTTGGAGGAGAAGGAACAAGCTGCCCTGGGCCAGGCCAATGGCATCAAGACCCACCTGGAGCACAGGAGCGCAGAGATGGAGAAGACCAGGCAGGAACTGGACAGAATCGCTGCCATCGGCAACCCCGTGCTTTTCCTGGAG GAGTACTGCAAGTTCAAGAACATGAAGGACGATGCTTTCCCCAGTGTCTACATTGGACTCAAGGACAAGCTCTCGGGCATCCGCAAGGTCATCACGGACTCCACCGCACACCTGATCCAGTTGCTGCAGAACTACAAGGAGAAGCTCCAGGAGTTCTCCAAGGAAG AGGAGTACGACATCGGAACTCAGGTGTGTGCCATCACTGAACACAAACACTGGACCTCAGAACCGGAGCCCAGCACCAGGCAGCAGTTCCTCCTGT ATGCCTGTGACATTGCCTTCGACCCCGACACGGCACACAGGTACCTCCGGCTGCAGGAGGACAACCGCAAGGTCACCAACACCACGCCCTGGGCGCACCCGTACCCGGGCCTCCCCAGCAGGTTCACACACTGGCGGCAGGTGCTGGCCCAGCAGAGCCTCTACCTGCACAGGTACTACTTCGAGGTGGAGCTCTCCGGGGCGGGCATCTACGTGGGCCTGACGTGCCAGGGCATCGACCGCAAGGGCGAGGAACGCAATGGTTGCATTTCCGGAAACGACTTCTCCTGGAGCCTCCAGTGGGATGGCAAGGGgttcagggcctggcacagtgaCACGGAGACCCCACTCAGGGCCCGCCCTTGTCAGAGGCTGGGGGTCTATGTGGACTTCCCCGGAGGCGTCCTCTCCTTCTACGGCATTGAGCCGGAGGCCATGACGCTGGTGCACCGTTTCGACTGTAAGTTTTCGGAGCCCGTCTACCCAGCCTTCTGGCTTTCCAAGAAGGACAACGCCATCCGGATTGCGGATCTGGGAGAGGAACCCGAGAAGCCGGCACCGACCCCAGTGGAGCCTGCACCCTAG
- the TRIM16 gene encoding tripartite motif-containing protein 16 isoform X2 codes for MRIMTPPTRMERLQRARYCTEFLLTRLPSLREPCELGTLAAPTSQAELRITRLDLERKLKLNENAIARLQDNHKSVLVSVSEVKAVAKEQFGNLLAAMRKAQADMMLFLEEKEQAALGQANGIKTHLEHRSAEMEKTRQELDRIAAIGNPVLFLEEYCKFKNMKDDAFPSVYIGLKDKLSGIRKVITDSTAHLIQLLQNYKEKLQEFSKEEEYDIGTQVCAITEHKHWTSEPEPSTRQQFLLYACDIAFDPDTAHRYLRLQEDNRKVTNTTPWAHPYPGLPSRFTHWRQVLAQQSLYLHRYYFEVELSGAGIYVGLTCQGIDRKGEERNGCISGNDFSWSLQWDGKGFRAWHSDTETPLRARPCQRLGVYVDFPGGVLSFYGIEPEAMTLVHRFDCKFSEPVYPAFWLSKKDNAIRIADLGEEPEKPAPTPVEPAP; via the exons ATGAGGATAATGACACCACCGACACGGATGGAGCGCCTGCAACGTGCCCGCTACTGTACAGAGTTCCTGCTGACACGCCTCCCGTCCTTGCGGGAACCCTGTGAATTGGGCACTTTAGCTGCTCCCACCTCACAG GCTGAGCTTCGGATCACCCGGTTAGACCTGGAGCGGAAACTCAAGTTGAATGAAAACGCCATCGCCAGGCTCCAAGACAACCATAAATCCGTTCTG gtGTCGGTGTCGGAGGTAAAAGCGGTGGCCAAGGAGCAGTTTGGGAATCTCCTTGCTGCCATGAGGAAGGCCCAGGCTGACATGATGCTTTTCTTGGAGGAGAAGGAACAAGCTGCCCTGGGCCAGGCCAATGGCATCAAGACCCACCTGGAGCACAGGAGCGCAGAGATGGAGAAGACCAGGCAGGAACTGGACAGAATCGCTGCCATCGGCAACCCCGTGCTTTTCCTGGAG GAGTACTGCAAGTTCAAGAACATGAAGGACGATGCTTTCCCCAGTGTCTACATTGGACTCAAGGACAAGCTCTCGGGCATCCGCAAGGTCATCACGGACTCCACCGCACACCTGATCCAGTTGCTGCAGAACTACAAGGAGAAGCTCCAGGAGTTCTCCAAGGAAG AGGAGTACGACATCGGAACTCAGGTGTGTGCCATCACTGAACACAAACACTGGACCTCAGAACCGGAGCCCAGCACCAGGCAGCAGTTCCTCCTGT ATGCCTGTGACATTGCCTTCGACCCCGACACGGCACACAGGTACCTCCGGCTGCAGGAGGACAACCGCAAGGTCACCAACACCACGCCCTGGGCGCACCCGTACCCGGGCCTCCCCAGCAGGTTCACACACTGGCGGCAGGTGCTGGCCCAGCAGAGCCTCTACCTGCACAGGTACTACTTCGAGGTGGAGCTCTCCGGGGCGGGCATCTACGTGGGCCTGACGTGCCAGGGCATCGACCGCAAGGGCGAGGAACGCAATGGTTGCATTTCCGGAAACGACTTCTCCTGGAGCCTCCAGTGGGATGGCAAGGGgttcagggcctggcacagtgaCACGGAGACCCCACTCAGGGCCCGCCCTTGTCAGAGGCTGGGGGTCTATGTGGACTTCCCCGGAGGCGTCCTCTCCTTCTACGGCATTGAGCCGGAGGCCATGACGCTGGTGCACCGTTTCGACTGTAAGTTTTCGGAGCCCGTCTACCCAGCCTTCTGGCTTTCCAAGAAGGACAACGCCATCCGGATTGCGGATCTGGGAGAGGAACCCGAGAAGCCGGCACCGACCCCAGTGGAGCCTGCACCCTAG